Below is a window of Myxococcaceae bacterium JPH2 DNA.
CGTGGCGGTGTTCCGCCCCTCGCTGCTGCTGGGCACGCTGGCGGTGCTGATGCTCGGCATCATTCCGCCGCTGCTCATCTACTTCATCCTCCGTTCGACCGAAGCCGCGGTGGAGCGCACCCGCATCCGCGAGCTGGGCCTGATGGATCCGCTGGCCGCCGCTTCCGACCTCAACCGCCTCAAGAATCAAGCGCAGTCTCCCACCATGATGATGACCGCCCTGTCGGTGGGGGGCGTGGGCGTGGGCGTCATGGCGCTCATCATCGTCTTGTCCGTGATGAGCGGCTTCGAGACGGAGCTGCGACAGAAGATATTGGGCACCAACGCGCACGCCGTGCTGTCCAAATACTCAGGCGGCCTGACCGAGTATCCCCAGCTCATGGACACCGTCCGCAAGGTGCCGGGCGTCGTGGGACAGACGCCCTTCCTCATCAACCAGGTGATGATTGCCTCCGAGCACAACGTCGACGGCGTCATCATCAAGGGCATCGACCCGACGACGGTCGGTGACGTGACGGACCTGCCGCGCAACATCCAGGGGCGCGGCTCCGTCGACCTCCTCAACACGCCGGAGAAGATTGTCCACCGAGGACCGGCAGACGAAGCCCCCGCCGAGGGGAACAGCACCCCGGCGCAGCCAGGCATCATCATTGGCCGGGAGCTGGCGGCGTCGCTGCGTGTGGCGGAGGGCGACTCGGTGACGGTCATCTCGCCGCTGGGCAGCGGGATGGGCCCCACGGGCCCGAGCCCCAAGAGCCGCGCGTTCCGCGTGGCGGCCATCTTCTACTCGGGCATGTATGAGTATGACTCCAAGTTCGTCTACATCCTCCTGACCGAGGCCCAGGACTTCTTCGCGGTCGAGGGCGCCACGGGCATCGAGCTGAAGGTGGCGGACATCGACGACGCGCGGCGCACCGCCGACCAGGTGGTGAAGACGCTGGGCGGCTATCCCTACCGGGCTCGGGATTGGGGCGCGATGAACAAGAACTTCTTCTCCGCGCTGCGCCTGCAGAAGCTGGTGATGGGCATCATCCTCACCATCATCATCATCGTGGCCGCGGGCCTCATCGTCGCCACCGTCATCATGATGGTGCTGGAGAAGCGCAAGGAGATCGCCGTCCTCAAGGCCCTGGGCGTCCCGGACGGCGGCATCGTGAAGATATTCCTCGCGGAGGGCCTGCAGATCGGCGTCGCGGGCGGCCTGCTCGGATTGATGTCTGGCCTTTCCTGGTGTCTGTTCATCGAGAAGGTCGGCATCAAGATGGATGCGGCCGTCTATTACATGTCGACGCTCCCGGTGCGCATCGAGCCGGTGCAGACCGTGCTGGCCGTGGTCATCGCCGTGCTCGTCACCTATCTCGCCTCCATCTACCCGGCGCTCAAGGCCAGCAGCGTGGAGCCGGTGGAGGGCCTCAAGGCGGAGTAGCGCAAGGGAGGGGCACCACTGGGACTCGAGCGGTCGAGTCACGAAGGCGCGAGCGAGTTCGCCCGCGCTTCTCTGCGAGCGATGGCGAATGCCACGCCAAGATTGGGCAGCCAGCAAAGCCAGGCGACGACTCGATAGGCCGAGGCGAAGTCGCCCAGTGCGTGCCTCAAGATGGGCATCCAGAGCCTCAGCGTGACCGCCGCGAAGCAGACCGCATAGCTGTAGCGCATCATGAGCCGATGCTCGTCGATGCGTCGGCTCTTGATGAGTCGGTAGGCGGATCGCGTGGTATAAAGCCAGACGACGCCCAAGCTGACAAAGCCCGCCTCGGCGATGACTCCCCCCGTGGCGAAGAACCCGAGGTACACGGCGGCGAGCCCGCTCAACAGGGCCGCGCCCACGTAGACCTTTCCGAGGAACCGGTGAGCGCTCGGGAACCTGTGTCGCAGCTTCGCGACGAACTGCGTCCAGCCGATGGCCAGCGCCAGTCCGCCCAGGCCGATGTGAGTGTAGAAGGCCGCGTTCCAGACAGGGCTCGCCAGAAGCTCGCTGCCCTTCAAGGCCCGGAGTCCGAAGTTCGAGTCCGCGAGGAAGTAGCTGCCGGGATAGAGGCCCACGGCCAGGCACAGAACCGCGAAGAGGACCCAGCCAACCTTACGGAGCATGGCGGCGGCTCGTGGTTCGGCGTGAAAGGGTCCCAACCATCACGTGCGGCCCATGAGCCCCAGCCGTCAAGAACCGGTTGAGGAGCCCTCGACCAGGCCGAGTCAGAGGGCGCCGGAGGTCATGGCGGCCCGGCAAGAAGGAAGGTCTTGGATGCTCCGCGCTCATCGCCCCGACTCCTACGATGCGCGGCGCACTTGATTGCGAGCAGGACCTCCGCTGGATGCTGGCGACAAGCCTGCCCCCCGAAGGCGTGGTGCGGAGACCTCCACACCCCCAGCGCCGTGGCGCGCGAAATCGCACCGGGATGGAACGCGTATCCGCCGATGTGCGCCGCGAGAGCACGCGCCCAGGCAGCCCGTCCCAGTTCACTGTCCATACAGCGTCCCGAGGCCCTCGCGTTCACGAGCGCGGTAGATTTCGCTGAAAAGACTGACACGTCAGAATCCAGGCCGGACATGTCATTCCCAGACGCAGCGCGAGTCCCGAACAGGCGACTGAGAGGAATTTCCTCCACTTACGATGCTGGCACCGTGCCTGCATTTGTCACGCGTGGGCACTCGGGCAGAACGCCTGGGAGCCCAGACCTACCCGCCTCGCGGAGTAGGTCCTACCACGGCACAGAGGACTCCTATGGCATCCACCATCACTCCCCTCAATCTCTGGCAGAAGGCCTTTCTCCTCACCTGGGAATCCAATGGCGTGGGCGACACGCAGGGCGACACCCAGACGCTGGCCCGGACCCTGAAAGCCAAGTTGATGAAGTTCCTGGCCCTGTCAGACATCCAGCAGGCCATGGAGGGCACCTGGTCCATCGCATGGGGGCCGGTGGTCTTCGAGGCCAAGGAGAGCTCCACGAGCTACGCCGACAACGTCATGTACGTCGCGGCGAGCCCCGACCGGTCCGTCTACGTGGTCGCCATCGCGGGGACCAACGGGTCGTCCGACTACGACAAGAATGACGAGGACAACAGCGTCAACACCACAACGCTCTGGACGTCGGCGTTCCCGGGGCTGCCCTCCTACAGCGTGCCCTCGGGCATCAATCCGTGGCCCGTCCTCTCGTCGGGCACCGCCTTGGGGACCAACAACCTCCTGGGCATGACGGACACCGTGACGACCCAGCAGACCCTGGTGGACTTCCTCAAGTCGCTGAGCGCGACGGGCTCGAAGACGCTCATCTTCGGGGGCCACAGCCTGGGTGGCGCGCTGGCGCCCACGCTCGCGCTCGCGCTGTTCAACCCCTCGGGCGGAGTGTTCAGCACCGGAAGCTGGGAGAACGTCTACGTGCTCCCGGTGGCGGGCCCCACGCCTGGCAACCAGGGCCTCTCCGAGTTCTTCGGACAGGTGTTCCCGCCCGTCAGCCTGGACCCGAAGCAGCCGCAGTACGCCTGGAACCAGGACATCTGGAACAGCCTCGACGCCGTGCCGCATGCGTGGGTCGTCGACATGCTCAATGAGATTCCCACCCTCTATCCGACGAACTGGCCGGATGGACAGGTCCCCTCGGACATCACGAACCTCGTCAACGCCGCCGTCCAGGCATCCCAACTCGGCGGCGCCCTCCCGGGTCCCTACACGCAGTTGCCCAACGTCGAGACGCCGGGTGACTACTCGGGCTCCAATCCCATCACGACCGAGGACCAATTCTGGGCCGAGGTCGCGTACCAGCACCTGACGGCCTACCAGACCCTCTTCGACATCGAGTCGCTCATCTCCGAAGGCACCCAGACCGCGGTCCGGCAGATGCTCAAGCGGTGGCTGTCCACCTTCCCGCGAAGGGCCGCGCAGAGCGTGAAGCGCACCGCCGCCGCGCGCTGACACCCCACCGCGCACCCCCGCGAGACTGACGCACAGCACTTTCGACGCCCGCGGTGACGAAGAACACGGTCGAACTGCGCACCGAGCCCACTCAGTGGCCGGTGCGCAGCAGTGGCCGGACCCGCACGAATCGAATAACGCTCGGCGGAAGGAGTCTTTCAGACCTCGTCAAAGCGCACCCCTGAAGCGCCAACGGCCTCCAGCGCGTCCTTGACCTCACCATCGACGATGATCGGAAGGAAGTATCCCCACAGCCGGAACACCCGTGCATCACTCGGTGCCTTCGATTTGTCGATCCGCAATCCAGACACATGCCGATACTCGCCAGCCCTATGCGAGTGAAGAGGATCGCTTGCTTCGAAGTATCGCACTTCTCGACTCAACTCATCATCGATGCACCGGATCGTCCGAGCGACATTCAGCAAATGGTAGGTCCCCGCGACGTCGTCAACGTCGACGGGGAAGAGCTGAATATCCGCAGGCGCCATCTGGGTGAGCGCCGAGGCAATTCGCGCATTGACAATCGGCGTCTGCGCCGCACCCGCAAACTCGAAGGCGACTGGAACTCCTGGCCGACTTACCGGAACACGCAACTTCTGGTTCAACGTTACTGGGCGGCCTTCAACAAACTTCCACGGGTCATCAACAGGAGTGCCATCGGCCGCAACGGGTTCCCCCAGGTGCCATCGGCCTTTCACATACACATCCAGTTTCAAGTCATAGAAGCGCCGCACCATGGCCTAGTTCCCAGCATCCTTCGTGATGAGCCGCCGCAGGTAGGTCCCCTCTCTTACGAGGTCTCGTGCAATGTCCGCATGCTCGCTCCGCAGAACAATCTGGCACTGGGCGACGCTTCGACAACTCTTCATCACAGAAACA
It encodes the following:
- a CDS encoding ABC transporter permease — its product is MRASTERQTGYRWTYLWLGAVVALVGFVLLGVALASAQSWGEASPALGLSLVGWGSLVQVLSAALLTSQQEVTPASTSGVLLAGTAVWLAGWGIIAAGIRRLPESPGGPSPAAGATLYPRLARYRDFYWRTLAAYGGGFLLAEVVLILLQKGLSGGVLSLTPTGAFVIALLVSGMVTFLAGFLGASRAQRLSWPEATLGALYLGLPIPIVLSMLGYSSELQLTLGSHLRELTQVAEALSRPELGYGLVFTFLVLALVLGISTGFIATGSGRIDLRMGFELFVARRHVAVFRPSLLLGTLAVLMLGIIPPLLIYFILRSTEAAVERTRIRELGLMDPLAAASDLNRLKNQAQSPTMMMTALSVGGVGVGVMALIIVLSVMSGFETELRQKILGTNAHAVLSKYSGGLTEYPQLMDTVRKVPGVVGQTPFLINQVMIASEHNVDGVIIKGIDPTTVGDVTDLPRNIQGRGSVDLLNTPEKIVHRGPADEAPAEGNSTPAQPGIIIGRELAASLRVAEGDSVTVISPLGSGMGPTGPSPKSRAFRVAAIFYSGMYEYDSKFVYILLTEAQDFFAVEGATGIELKVADIDDARRTADQVVKTLGGYPYRARDWGAMNKNFFSALRLQKLVMGIILTIIIIVAAGLIVATVIMMVLEKRKEIAVLKALGVPDGGIVKIFLAEGLQIGVAGGLLGLMSGLSWCLFIEKVGIKMDAAVYYMSTLPVRIEPVQTVLAVVIAVLVTYLASIYPALKASSVEPVEGLKAE
- a CDS encoding DUF2306 domain-containing protein, translating into MLRKVGWVLFAVLCLAVGLYPGSYFLADSNFGLRALKGSELLASPVWNAAFYTHIGLGGLALAIGWTQFVAKLRHRFPSAHRFLGKVYVGAALLSGLAAVYLGFFATGGVIAEAGFVSLGVVWLYTTRSAYRLIKSRRIDEHRLMMRYSYAVCFAAVTLRLWMPILRHALGDFASAYRVVAWLCWLPNLGVAFAIARREARANSLAPS
- a CDS encoding alpha/beta fold hydrolase, which encodes MASTITPLNLWQKAFLLTWESNGVGDTQGDTQTLARTLKAKLMKFLALSDIQQAMEGTWSIAWGPVVFEAKESSTSYADNVMYVAASPDRSVYVVAIAGTNGSSDYDKNDEDNSVNTTTLWTSAFPGLPSYSVPSGINPWPVLSSGTALGTNNLLGMTDTVTTQQTLVDFLKSLSATGSKTLIFGGHSLGGALAPTLALALFNPSGGVFSTGSWENVYVLPVAGPTPGNQGLSEFFGQVFPPVSLDPKQPQYAWNQDIWNSLDAVPHAWVVDMLNEIPTLYPTNWPDGQVPSDITNLVNAAVQASQLGGALPGPYTQLPNVETPGDYSGSNPITTEDQFWAEVAYQHLTAYQTLFDIESLISEGTQTAVRQMLKRWLSTFPRRAAQSVKRTAAAR